The following coding sequences lie in one Pseudomonas sp. B33.4 genomic window:
- a CDS encoding outer membrane protein OmpK: MKRMCTSLMLAGSMLAGGQAMAEGLLQWQNNSLTYLYGKDFQVNPRIQQTVTFEHADAWTYGDNFFFFDKIFYNGGKDFSNGPNTYYGEFSPRISLGKVLDQKIEFGPIKDVLVAMTYEFGEGDTESYLIGPGFDLAIPGFDYFQLNFYQRHTQGARAGDNVWQITPVWSYTIPVGKSDILIDGFMDWVTDNDSNSKGDYHANLHFNPQIKYDLGKALSFGEKQLYVGVEYDYWKDKYGIDDTGAFKTNQSTTSFLVKFHF, translated from the coding sequence ATGAAACGTATGTGCACCAGCCTGATGCTCGCGGGATCGATGTTGGCCGGCGGCCAAGCCATGGCCGAAGGCCTGCTACAGTGGCAGAACAACAGCCTGACCTACCTTTATGGCAAGGACTTCCAGGTCAACCCGCGCATCCAGCAGACCGTCACCTTCGAGCACGCCGACGCGTGGACTTATGGGGATAACTTCTTTTTCTTCGACAAGATCTTCTACAACGGTGGCAAGGACTTCAGCAACGGTCCGAACACCTACTACGGTGAGTTCAGCCCGCGCATCTCGCTGGGCAAAGTGCTCGACCAGAAGATCGAGTTCGGCCCGATCAAAGACGTCCTGGTGGCGATGACTTACGAGTTCGGCGAAGGTGACACCGAGTCGTACCTGATCGGTCCAGGCTTCGACCTGGCGATCCCGGGCTTCGACTACTTCCAGTTGAACTTCTACCAGCGTCACACCCAAGGTGCTCGCGCCGGTGACAATGTCTGGCAGATCACTCCGGTCTGGTCCTACACCATCCCGGTCGGCAAGTCGGACATCCTGATCGACGGCTTCATGGACTGGGTCACCGACAACGACTCCAACTCCAAAGGCGATTACCACGCCAACCTGCACTTCAACCCACAGATCAAATATGACTTGGGCAAGGCGCTGAGTTTTGGCGAGAAGCAGTTGTATGTCGGTGTGGAATACGACTACTGGAAAGACAAGTACGGCATCGACGACACCGGTGCGTTCAAGACCAATCAGAGCACCACGAGCTTCCTGGTGAAGTTCCACTTCTGA
- a CDS encoding outer membrane protein OmpK gives MIRTQTNVLLSGGLLAASQAMAGDLLLWQTNSLSYLYGKNFAINPSIQQTLTFEHADKWKYGDNFLFVDKIFYNGKEDANKGPHAFYGEFTPRFSFGKIFDQKLEFGPIKDVLLAMTYEYGEGDSEAYLIGPGFDLKVPGFNYVTLNIFRRQTEGPRPGDGVWQITPGWSYSFPLGNSDVLIDGYLDWVVDNDENSRGTYHANLHINPQIKYDLGKALGWSHKQLYVGTEYSYWKNKYGVENTHNFDTNQNTASLLVKVHF, from the coding sequence ATGATTCGCACGCAAACCAACGTTCTGTTGAGTGGCGGCCTGTTGGCCGCGAGTCAGGCCATGGCCGGCGATCTACTGCTGTGGCAGACCAACAGCCTCAGCTATCTGTACGGCAAGAATTTCGCGATCAACCCGTCGATCCAGCAGACGCTGACCTTCGAGCACGCCGACAAGTGGAAGTACGGCGACAACTTCCTGTTCGTCGACAAGATCTTCTACAACGGCAAAGAAGACGCGAACAAAGGCCCCCACGCCTTCTACGGCGAATTCACCCCGCGCTTCTCGTTTGGCAAGATCTTCGACCAGAAGCTCGAGTTCGGCCCGATCAAAGACGTGCTGCTGGCGATGACTTACGAGTACGGCGAAGGCGACAGCGAGGCCTACCTGATCGGCCCCGGCTTCGACCTCAAGGTGCCCGGTTTCAATTACGTCACCCTGAACATCTTCCGCCGCCAGACCGAAGGCCCGCGCCCCGGCGACGGCGTCTGGCAGATCACTCCCGGCTGGTCCTACAGCTTTCCTTTAGGCAATTCCGATGTGCTGATCGACGGCTACCTCGATTGGGTGGTCGACAACGACGAGAACTCGCGCGGCACCTACCACGCCAACCTGCACATCAATCCGCAGATCAAATATGACTTGGGCAAAGCCTTGGGCTGGAGTCACAAGCAACTGTATGTCGGCACCGAATACAGCTATTGGAAAAACAAATACGGAGTCGAAAACACCCACAACTTCGACACCAATCAGAACACCGCCAGCCTGCTGGTAAAGGTGCATTTCTAA
- a CDS encoding nucleobase:cation symporter-2 family protein, translating into MSELSKARIPDAPAIQRLPLLQLILVGLQHVLLMYGGAIAVPLIIGQAAGLSREEIAFLINADLLVAGVATIVQSMGIGPMGIRMPVMMGASFAAVGSMVAMAGMPGIGLQGIFGATIAAGFFGMLIAPFMSKVVRFFPPLVTGTVITSIGLSLFPVAVNWAGGGVDAAQFGSPIYLAIAALVLGTILLVHRFMRGFWVNISVLIGMCFGYILCGAIGMVDLSGMANAPWIQFVTPLHFGMPKFELAPILSMCLVVVIIFVESTGMFLALGKITGQEVCPRMLRRGLLCDAGASFVAGFFNTFTHSSFAQNIGLVQMTGVRCRSVTIVAGGLLIVLSLLPKAAFLVASIPPAVLGGAAIAMFGMVAATGIKILQEADIGDRRNQLLVAVSIGMGLIPVVRPEFFAHLPLWMSPITHSGIAMATLSALTLNLLFNILGGKERAAINDCHAHQH; encoded by the coding sequence ATGTCCGAGCTGTCCAAAGCGCGCATCCCCGACGCACCCGCCATTCAGCGATTGCCCCTTTTGCAACTGATCCTGGTCGGTTTGCAACATGTTCTGCTGATGTACGGTGGCGCCATCGCGGTGCCGCTGATCATTGGACAGGCCGCTGGCCTGAGTCGTGAAGAAATTGCCTTCCTGATCAACGCCGACCTGCTGGTCGCCGGTGTCGCCACCATCGTGCAATCCATGGGCATCGGCCCGATGGGCATTCGCATGCCGGTGATGATGGGCGCCAGTTTCGCTGCGGTCGGCAGCATGGTCGCCATGGCCGGCATGCCCGGTATCGGCCTGCAAGGCATCTTCGGTGCAACGATCGCCGCCGGTTTCTTCGGCATGCTCATCGCGCCGTTCATGTCCAAGGTTGTGCGCTTCTTCCCGCCGCTGGTGACCGGCACGGTCATCACCTCGATCGGTTTGTCGCTGTTCCCCGTGGCCGTGAATTGGGCTGGCGGCGGCGTCGATGCCGCGCAATTCGGCTCACCGATTTATCTGGCCATCGCCGCACTGGTGTTGGGCACTATTCTGCTGGTCCACCGCTTCATGCGCGGTTTCTGGGTCAACATTTCCGTACTGATCGGCATGTGCTTCGGCTACATCCTGTGCGGCGCGATCGGCATGGTCGACCTGAGCGGCATGGCCAACGCGCCATGGATTCAGTTCGTCACCCCGCTGCATTTCGGCATGCCAAAGTTCGAACTCGCGCCGATCCTGTCGATGTGTCTGGTGGTGGTGATCATCTTTGTTGAATCCACCGGGATGTTCCTCGCGCTGGGCAAGATCACCGGCCAGGAAGTCTGCCCGCGCATGCTGCGTCGCGGCTTGCTGTGTGATGCCGGCGCCTCGTTCGTGGCCGGTTTCTTCAACACGTTTACCCACTCCTCGTTCGCCCAGAACATCGGCCTGGTGCAGATGACCGGCGTGCGTTGCCGCTCGGTGACCATCGTTGCCGGTGGCTTGCTGATCGTCCTGAGCCTGTTGCCGAAAGCGGCATTCCTGGTGGCGTCGATTCCACCGGCGGTACTCGGCGGTGCAGCGATTGCGATGTTCGGCATGGTTGCCGCGACCGGCATCAAGATTCTCCAGGAAGCCGACATCGGTGACCGTCGCAACCAGTTGCTGGTCGCGGTGAGCATCGGCATGGGCCTGATCCCGGTGGTGCGTCCGGAGTTCTTCGCGCATCTGCCGTTGTGGATGAGCCCGATTACCCACAGTGGTATCGCCATGGCCACGCTCAGCGCGCTGACGCTGAACCTGCTGTTCAACATTCTTGGCGGTAAAGAGCGCGCAGCGATCAACGACTGTCACGCGCACCAGCACTGA
- a CDS encoding urate hydroxylase PuuD gives MEAHLLEWLNLSVRWVHMITGVAWIGASFYFVWLENNLNRVNPKTGLAGDLWAIHGGGIYHLEKYKLAPPAMPENLHWFKWEAYFTWMSGIALLCVVFYSNPTLYLLAPGSTLSGPEGVAIGIGSLFIGWFIYSFLCDSALGKRPALLGFILFVLIIGAAYGFSKVFSGRGAYLHVGAIIGTIMVGNVFRIIMPAQRALVAAIAENRTPDPALPAKGLLRSRHNNYFTLPVLFIMISNHFPSTYGSQYNWLILAGIAVLAVLVRHYFNTRHDSHKFAWTLPVAAVGMITLAYVTGPTPMSTAPEVAKAPAKIEYQPLPETALGGGAKPAEAAPAAPAEPAAAPAQASNAGPGFDKVHTVIQERCAVCHSAKPTSPLFSAAPAGVMFDTPEQIRQNAARIQAQAITTQIMPLGNITQMTQQERDLIGAWIAQGAQTN, from the coding sequence GTGGAAGCACATCTGTTGGAATGGCTGAACCTGAGCGTGCGCTGGGTTCACATGATTACTGGCGTGGCCTGGATCGGTGCGTCGTTCTACTTCGTCTGGCTGGAGAACAACCTCAACCGCGTCAACCCGAAAACCGGTCTGGCCGGTGACCTGTGGGCGATCCACGGTGGCGGTATCTATCACCTGGAAAAATACAAACTGGCCCCGCCCGCAATGCCGGAGAACCTGCACTGGTTCAAATGGGAAGCCTACTTCACCTGGATGTCGGGTATCGCGCTGCTGTGCGTGGTGTTCTACTCCAATCCAACGCTGTACCTGCTGGCTCCGGGCAGCACACTGAGCGGCCCTGAAGGCGTGGCCATCGGTATCGGCTCGCTGTTTATCGGCTGGTTCATCTACTCCTTCCTCTGTGATTCGGCCCTGGGCAAACGCCCTGCTCTGCTCGGCTTCATTCTGTTCGTGCTGATCATCGGTGCGGCGTATGGCTTCAGCAAAGTGTTCAGCGGTCGTGGTGCGTACCTGCACGTCGGCGCGATTATCGGCACCATCATGGTCGGTAACGTGTTCCGCATCATCATGCCGGCGCAACGGGCACTGGTGGCGGCGATTGCCGAGAACCGCACGCCGGATCCGGCACTGCCGGCCAAAGGCTTGCTGCGTTCGCGTCACAACAACTACTTCACCCTGCCGGTGCTGTTCATCATGATCAGCAACCACTTCCCGAGCACCTATGGCAGCCAGTACAACTGGTTGATCCTCGCCGGGATCGCCGTGTTGGCGGTGTTGGTGCGTCACTACTTCAACACCCGTCACGACAGCCACAAGTTTGCCTGGACTCTGCCAGTGGCAGCGGTGGGCATGATCACTCTGGCCTACGTCACCGGCCCAACGCCGATGTCGACCGCGCCGGAAGTGGCCAAGGCGCCAGCAAAAATCGAGTACCAACCGCTGCCGGAAACGGCACTGGGTGGTGGCGCGAAACCCGCTGAAGCGGCACCGGCAGCCCCTGCCGAACCTGCAGCAGCACCGGCACAGGCGTCGAATGCTGGCCCGGGTTTCGACAAAGTGCACACCGTGATTCAAGAACGTTGCGCAGTTTGCCACTCGGCCAAGCCAACCAGCCCGTTGTTCAGCGCAGCGCCCGCGGGTGTGATGTTCGACACCCCTGAGCAAATTCGCCAGAACGCGGCGCGCATCCAGGCGCAAGCCATTACCACGCAGATCATGCCACTGGGCAACATCACTCAGATGACCCAGCAGGAACGTGACCTGATCGGTGCATGGATCGCCCAGGGAGCGCAGACCAACTAA
- a CDS encoding ureidoglycolate lyase: MRTLTIEPLTKEAFAPFGDVIETDGSDHFMINNGSTMRFHKLATVETAQPEDNAIISIFRADAQDMPLTVCMLERHPLGSQAFIPLLGNPFLIVVAPIGDKPVSGLVRAFVTNGRQGINYHRGVWHHPVLTIEKRDDFLVVDRSGTGNNCDEHFFKEDERLILAPHQ, from the coding sequence ATGCGCACACTAACGATTGAACCGCTGACCAAAGAAGCCTTCGCCCCTTTCGGTGACGTGATCGAAACCGACGGCAGCGATCACTTCATGATCAACAACGGTTCGACCATGCGCTTCCATAAACTGGCGACGGTCGAAACCGCTCAGCCTGAGGACAACGCGATCATCAGCATTTTCCGCGCCGACGCGCAGGACATGCCGCTGACCGTTTGCATGCTGGAACGCCATCCGCTGGGCAGCCAGGCTTTCATACCGCTGCTCGGCAACCCCTTTCTGATCGTGGTCGCGCCAATTGGCGATAAACCTGTATCAGGCTTGGTCCGCGCCTTCGTCACCAACGGCAGGCAGGGCATTAATTACCATCGCGGCGTCTGGCACCACCCGGTGCTGACGATCGAAAAGCGGGATGACTTCCTGGTGGTTGATCGCAGTGGCACAGGCAATAACTGCGATGAGCATTTTTTCAAAGAGGATGAGCGTTTGATCCTCGCCCCCCACCAATAA
- the alc gene encoding allantoicase, with product MKAYAVPFEKFVNLADARLGTKIISVTDDWFADANRLFQPTPAVWKEGVFDDNGKWMDGWESRRKRFEGFDSAVIRLGVPGSIKGVDIDTSFFTGNFPPSASLEACFLASGEPDENTQWTEVLSAVELQGNSHHYHEISNVQAFSHLRFNIYPDGGVARLRVYGIPFRDWSAVGDNEQVDLAAALNGGRALACSDEHFGRMSNILNPGRGINMGDGWETARRRTPGNDWVIVALGHPGEIEKIVVDTLHFKGNYPDTCSIQGAFVKGGTDSQIETQSLFWRELLPSQKLEMHAEHTFVEQIKALGPITHIRLNVFPDGGVSRLRVLGKVAK from the coding sequence ATGAAAGCTTACGCCGTACCTTTCGAAAAATTCGTCAACCTGGCCGATGCCCGCTTGGGCACCAAAATCATCTCGGTCACCGATGACTGGTTCGCAGACGCCAACCGTCTGTTCCAACCGACCCCGGCCGTATGGAAGGAGGGCGTGTTCGATGACAACGGCAAGTGGATGGACGGCTGGGAATCGCGCCGCAAGCGCTTCGAAGGCTTCGACAGCGCAGTGATCCGTCTGGGCGTACCGGGCTCGATCAAAGGCGTGGACATCGACACTTCATTCTTCACCGGCAACTTCCCGCCATCGGCTTCTCTGGAAGCCTGCTTCCTGGCCTCGGGCGAGCCTGATGAAAACACTCAGTGGACTGAAGTGCTGTCGGCCGTCGAGCTGCAGGGCAACAGCCACCACTACCATGAAATCAGCAACGTCCAAGCGTTCAGCCACCTGCGCTTCAACATCTACCCGGACGGCGGTGTAGCCCGTCTGCGCGTGTACGGCATTCCGTTCCGCGACTGGTCGGCGGTTGGCGACAACGAGCAAGTCGATTTGGCAGCAGCACTGAATGGTGGCCGCGCCCTCGCCTGCTCCGACGAACACTTCGGCCGCATGAGCAACATCCTCAACCCGGGCCGTGGCATCAACATGGGCGACGGCTGGGAAACTGCACGTCGTCGCACGCCCGGCAATGACTGGGTGATCGTCGCGCTGGGTCACCCGGGCGAGATCGAGAAGATCGTCGTCGACACCCTGCACTTCAAAGGCAACTACCCGGACACTTGCTCGATTCAGGGCGCATTCGTGAAAGGCGGTACTGACAGCCAGATCGAAACCCAGTCGCTGTTCTGGCGTGAACTGCTGCCAAGCCAGAAGCTGGAAATGCACGCCGAACACACCTTCGTCGAGCAGATCAAAGCGCTGGGCCCGATCACCCACATCCGCCTGAACGTGTTCCCGGATGGTGGTGTGAGTCGCCTGCGTGTATTGGGCAAGGTCGCTAAATAA
- the uraD gene encoding 2-oxo-4-hydroxy-4-carboxy-5-ureidoimidazoline decarboxylase has product MSRFQTLQPSTLSRDAFVNAFADIYEHSPWVAEKAYDLGVDASIDEIETLHQRMSDILLSADHASQLALINAHPDLAGKAAVQGQLTEASTNEQAGAGIHQCTAEEFQRFTELNDAYKAKFKFPFIMAVKGSNRHQILAAFETRIHNSQDTEFKCALAEINKIALFRLLTL; this is encoded by the coding sequence ATGAGCCGCTTTCAAACCCTGCAACCGTCGACCCTGAGCCGCGACGCTTTCGTCAACGCTTTCGCCGACATCTACGAACATTCGCCATGGGTGGCCGAAAAGGCCTACGACCTGGGCGTGGACGCTTCGATCGACGAGATCGAAACCCTGCACCAGCGCATGAGCGACATCCTGTTGAGCGCCGATCACGCCAGTCAACTGGCACTGATCAACGCTCACCCGGACCTGGCCGGCAAAGCGGCCGTCCAGGGCCAACTGACCGAAGCCAGCACCAATGAACAAGCTGGCGCCGGTATTCACCAATGCACGGCCGAAGAGTTCCAGCGCTTCACCGAGCTGAACGACGCCTACAAAGCCAAGTTCAAGTTTCCCTTCATCATGGCGGTAAAAGGCAGCAACCGGCATCAGATCCTCGCGGCGTTCGAAACGCGCATTCACAATTCGCAAGACACCGAATTCAAATGCGCGCTGGCGGAGATCAACAAGATCGCCCTGTTCCGTTTACTGACTCTTTAG
- the puuE gene encoding allantoinase PuuE yields MSADYPRDLIGYGSNPPHPHWPGNARIALSFVLNYEEGGERNILHGDKESEAFLSEMVAAQPLQGARNMSMESLYEYGSRAGVWRILKLFKEFDIPLTIFAVAMAAQRHPDVIRAMVDAGHEICSHGYRWIDYQYMDEAQEREHMLEAIRILTEITGERPLGWYTGRTGPNTRRLVMEEGGFLYDCDTYDDDLPYWEPNNPTGKPHLVIPYTLDTNDMRFTQVQGFNKGDDFFEYLKDAFDVLYAEGAEAPKMLSIGLHCRLIGRPGRIASLKRFIEYAKSHEQVWFSRRVDIARHWHETQPYQGAAK; encoded by the coding sequence GTGAGCGCTGACTACCCACGCGACCTGATCGGTTACGGCAGTAACCCTCCTCACCCACACTGGCCGGGCAATGCCCGCATCGCCCTGTCCTTCGTACTCAATTACGAAGAAGGCGGCGAGCGCAACATTCTGCACGGCGACAAAGAATCCGAAGCATTCCTGTCCGAAATGGTTGCCGCTCAGCCGTTGCAAGGCGCGCGCAACATGAGCATGGAATCGCTTTACGAGTATGGCAGCCGCGCCGGCGTCTGGCGGATCCTGAAACTGTTCAAGGAATTCGACATTCCGCTGACCATCTTCGCCGTTGCGATGGCCGCGCAGCGCCACCCGGATGTGATCCGCGCGATGGTCGATGCCGGCCACGAGATCTGCAGCCACGGCTACCGCTGGATCGACTACCAGTACATGGACGAAGCGCAGGAACGCGAGCACATGCTCGAAGCGATCCGCATCCTCACCGAAATCACCGGCGAGCGCCCACTGGGCTGGTACACCGGCCGCACCGGCCCGAACACCCGTCGTCTGGTCATGGAAGAAGGTGGTTTCCTCTACGACTGCGACACCTACGACGACGACCTGCCCTACTGGGAACCGAACAACCCGACCGGCAAGCCGCATCTGGTGATCCCGTACACCCTCGACACCAACGACATGCGCTTCACCCAAGTGCAGGGTTTCAACAAGGGTGACGATTTCTTCGAATACCTCAAAGACGCGTTCGACGTGCTCTACGCCGAAGGCGCCGAAGCACCGAAGATGCTCTCGATCGGTCTGCACTGCCGCCTGATCGGCCGTCCGGGTCGCATCGCTTCGCTCAAACGCTTTATCGAATACGCCAAAAGTCATGAACAGGTGTGGTTCAGCCGTCGCGTCGACATCGCGCGTCACTGGCACGAAACCCAGCCGTACCAAGGGGCCGCCAAATGA
- the uraH gene encoding hydroxyisourate hydrolase, with translation MGRLTTHVLDAAHGCPGSSIKVELYRVEGSQLELVASAVTNSDGRVDAPLLQGDDYRTGVYQVQFHAGDYYRARGVQLPEPAFLDVVVLRFGISAEQDHYHVPLLISPYSYSTYRGS, from the coding sequence ATGGGACGTTTGACAACACACGTTTTGGACGCTGCACACGGTTGCCCGGGCAGTTCGATCAAGGTCGAGCTGTACCGCGTTGAAGGTTCTCAACTGGAATTGGTCGCCAGTGCTGTAACCAACAGCGATGGCCGGGTCGATGCGCCGCTGCTGCAAGGCGATGATTATCGTACCGGCGTTTATCAGGTTCAGTTCCACGCGGGCGATTACTACCGCGCTCGTGGCGTGCAGTTGCCGGAGCCGGCATTTCTGGACGTGGTTGTGCTGCGCTTCGGCATCTCTGCCGAACAGGATCACTACCACGTGCCATTGCTGATTTCGCCGTACAGCTATTCCACGTACCGGGGCAGCTGA